NNNNNNNNNNNNNNNNNNNNNNNNNNNNNNNNNNNNNNNNNNNNNNNNNNNNNNNNNNNNNNNNNNNNNNNNNNNNNNNNNNNNNNNNNNNNNNNNNNNNNNNNNNNNNNNNNNNNNNNNNNNNNNNNNNNNNNNNNNNNNNNNNNNNNNNNNNNNNNNNNNNNNNNNNNNNNNNNNNNNNNNNNNNNNNNNNNNNNNNNNNNNNNNNNNNNNNNNNNNNNNNNNNNNNNNNNNNNNNNNNNNNNNNNNNNNNNNNNNNNNNNNNNNNNNNNNNNNNNNNNNNNNNNNNNNNNNNNNNNNNNNNNNNNNNNNNNNNNNNNNNNNNNGgtcctccccagccctcctcctgcAGATGTGGTGgtcctccccagccctcctcctgcAGATGTGGGCGTCCTCCCCAGCCCTTCTCTTTCAAGCCCAGAGATCCATATCCCAGGCCTCCTCCATAAGACCTAAGTCTCCTCCAAAGCCTTCTTCCTCAGATCCAGGTCCAGACCCAGAACTCTTCCCCCGACTCCAAGAGTCCAGTCCTCACCTCCCTTCTTCTGACCCAGGTGACTTCCCCAGACTCCTCCCTCAGACTCATGGTACAGACCTGAGCCATGCTTCCTCAGACCCAGGTGACTTCCCCAGACTCGTCCCTCAGACTCATGGTACAGAGACCTCAGCCATGCTTCCTCAGACCCAGGGCTCCAGGCCCTTGCTCTCCTCCCACAGACCCAGGGATCCTGACCTCAgctctcctccctcagacccaggggtCCTTCCTAGCTCCCTCCCTCAAACCTGGTGGATCCCACACACACTATGAATCCTTCCTCCTTGCCCTGACCTTGGTCTGAAACTTCTTTTTGCGATCAGGCAGCAGGTAGATCTTGACGTAGGGGTCTGAGAACCCATTGGAGTCCTTTGCTGGGAGGTCCAGGGCCTGCAGGATCCGCACCACGAGCTGGTCAGAACCATAGAGATACCGCAGGGCAAAACTGATGCGGCCACAGggtgcccctgcctccccagaacCCCCGCCGCCTCGCCGGCCACCAGGTCCAGTGCCCTGGTACAGCTCTGGCTTGATCTGACCGATGAGCTTGGCTTTTTCTTCGCCGCCTGGCAGGGGTAAGGGCAGTGCAGGTGGCCGTTCCTCGCTGCTTGGGTCTGCTTGGGTGGTCAGGGTCTGCTGGGTGAGGGGCCGGGGCAGGGCTGGGTACCTGTGTGTCAAGGGGAGATCAAGGTGAGATGCAGACCTGTCCTTGACTGGCTAAGACACCTGTGCttactgagcctcagtttccccatctacagCAGGGATGTTATCACATTTCTAGTCTAACTCCAGAGGTCATCTGGACTTCTTCATTCTGATACCCTACCAGATCCTCCAAGTCATCTTCAGCTGACCTCCTACCTCCCAAGTCTGTCACTGCTGTCTCTGTGGCTTGTTCTTGGCTGAGCCTGTTCTCTGCCCGCCTGGGCTGCTGGtcttcatttctccctccctagATGGCTCAAGAGTTGGTACCTTTCCTCCTTGGTTCACACCCTGCTGTGGCTCTCCAGTGCCCTCAGGACACAGCTTTTACCCCTGCCACTTCTAGCCTTGGTTGGTCTGGTGTCTGCCTGCAGCTTCACGTCCCAGGCTTGGTCCAGATCTGCCTCCTGCCACCTCCCAGCTTCCCCCATCAAGAACTTGCCCTCTTTTGTCCTCACTTTCTCTGGCCTGAAAGTGAGGACACGTGCCCCTACCTGCACATCTGTCTTAGCTTCCCCACCATGACTGTCCATGTAGCTCTACCTCCAGGGAATTTTCAGCTTCCTCCAAGACTGGGCTGGGATCTCTGTGGGGCTCTGGCAGTGCCCAGAGCTGCCTCCCTGTCTTCCTAACTCATACCCCTTGGACTGTCAGAGCCCGAGAGTGGAGGCCTGGGGCACAGCATGCATCTCTGGTCCAGTTCCTACCAGACCCTATGCTTACATGCACACAATGAGGAAGACAGAACGATCAGGTGAACACTGGGCCCAGGCTAACCATAGCTCACACTGAATGGGATCAATAATTGCCTACCCCTCAGAAACCACACACCCCTGCCCCTAGTGCtgagactgaacctagggctttcGGGAAGCTAGGCCAGAGCTCTTGTGCAGGACCCCACCCTGGCATCTCCCAAGGGACCTCTCAGTCACACCCCCACTCTCTCACTGGGaaattctaggcaggtgctctcccactgagaTGCATCCtggccttctttcttttttttattttatctttttttttcttatttcattttaagacCAGGTTTCACTAAGTGCCCAGGCCAGCCGAAAACCTTagcccctccttcctcagcctgtgAAATGGCCAGGATAATTTGTACACTACTATGCTAGTGTCTAACCCTGGATTCTTGTCGGCtttgcttctgtgtctggaccCATGAACCCAAGGCACTGTTCCCTTCCTCTTACGTCCAGGAGTCTAGGCCTCAGCTCATCCTCCTTTGGATCCAGGGGTCAGATTCCCACTACCTGTTCTGACCGCTCTGTCAGAAGGGCCAAAGgtaagaagacagagaggagaagcaAAGCCTCACAGTGAAGGCCCCAGCCCAACACCATCTCTCACCTGGTGGTGGGCGCTAGACTTGTGACCTGCTGATGAGACTGGGCACTGGGCAAGCCCCCACCACTgggaggcagcaggagcagcccAGAGCCTGTCCCCCCCTCAGAAGGCAGCTCTGGGGATGTCTGGCTTGGTTTGACCCCAGCGGCTACCACAGAGGCCACAGCAGCCTCTGGGTATGAGTCCATGTCCAGATAGGAAGGTTCCGGAGGCTCAGCACCCCCAAGGCCACCCGGTTCCAGCAGCTCGGCAAAGGGCGGATGGTGGGCTGAGTGTGCATGATGGTGTGGACCACCCAGCAGGGGGTGGCCTCCAAGGCTGGCTCCCAGGTGGTGCCCACCACCTCCTACCAGGCCTGCCAGCCCAACCCCAGGGGCGAGATCTTTGCGCAGGGGGCCGCCCACTGCCGAGCCTCCTTTGTCCCTCCAGGGCACCCAGCACAACTTCCAGGACACGAAGAGAGAGACACCCAGGAGGACAATGCCACAGAACGTCACGATGACCGACAGCAGGCTCACGGAAATGTCTGGAAAGAGTGAAGAGAGAGCTCAGGGATCATGAGGGGTCAGCGCTCTCCCAAGAACGTCTGGCATCTACTGTCCTGTGTGGTTCCCAGGATGACTGACTTGGAGCTCTGTACCCCGTCTGTAGTCAGACCGCTATATAACGGTTGCTTTACCGAGGCGGTGGGGTTCATACCACATTCTGCAGGTAGCGGGTGGCAGGTTGGAGAAGGAAGTCCTGAAGACTGTCTCCGTCATAGGGCAACTTCTGAAGGACAAGACCCCAAAAAGCTCGGCGACAACCAGGAAAACCTTGGCTGTCTGTTCTGGGaaatctgcctcagcctctgagggGTTTACAGTCCGCTCTCTGTGGCGGCTGAGGTAATGAAGGCAAATGACATCCGAGTACaataacaaatatttgctgagaTGTGACAATATACCTGCCACCCCAGAGCACCCAGTGAGACCGACCACACAATCATTCCAGTGTTGACAACAggaagtggaggtcagaagatgtgGTGCGATGGGGACTGGGGAGAGacctcagtcaggaaagtgctcGCTGCACAAGTGTGACACCTGAGTTTGGCGCCTGCACCATACCGGGCAGGCAGAGCCAGGATCCTtaggagcttgctggccagtcagcccagCGTGCTTGGTGAATGTGTGAGTCTGTTTCAAAAAGCACGGTGGACAGTGCCTCAGAAATAATATCCGTGGTTGACCTCCTGcacaagcaggcacacatgcacgcgcacacacacacacacacacacgcacgcacacacatgcgtacacacaagcgcacacaagcacgcacacgcgtgcgcacacacacaccccacaggctCCACACTTTAAAACCTATGCTCTTACTGTCACACCTCAGTACTGCTTGATGAGCAGTGGCCTCAGAAAGACTTCCTTATTCAAATGGTCAGACTCACGACCGCTGTCACATGATACACACACCAACTGGTGCCTTCTACAAGCCAGCAGCATGCTCGGCATGGCCCATTTCTTAAGGCCAGTGCTTTGTGTCGCTCTCAGAAATTAATACTGGGGGTGGGGTTTTGTGACTCCTCTAGTGATTGATACCAGGAGTGGGGTTCATGGATGTAACTCTTCAGGCTGTGAAGGTGACTCCTGGGATTGGAGGTAGAATAAGGATGAGGCCTTGCTCTATCCTATATGGAGAACCGTGGTGGGTGGGAGCAGGTAACTCAGCCACTGCCACCTGGGTCACCCACTGTGATTGCTGTGTCTAAGGACACTCA
The nucleotide sequence above comes from Microtus ochrogaster isolate Prairie Vole_2 unplaced genomic scaffold, MicOch1.0 UNK14, whole genome shotgun sequence. Encoded proteins:
- the Syt3 gene encoding synaptotagmin-3, with amino-acid sequence MSGDYEDDLCRRALILVSDLCARVRDADTNDRCQEFNELRIRGYPRGPDADISVSLLSVIVTFCGIVLLGVSLFVSWKLCWVPWRDKGGSAVGGPLRKDLAPGVGLAGLVGGGGHHLGASLGGHPLLGGPHHHAHSAHHPPFAELLEPGGLGGAEPPEPSYLDMDSYPEAAVASVVAAGVKPSQTSPELPSEGGTGSGLLLLPPSGGGLPSAQSHQQVTSLAPTTRYPALPRPLTQQTLTTQADPSSEERPPALPLPLPGGEEKAKLIGQIKPELYQGTGPGGRRGGGGSGEAGAPCGRISFALRYLYGSDQLVVRILQALDLPAKDSNGFSDPYVKIYLLPDRKKKFQTKVHRKTLNPVFNETFQFSVPLAELAQRKLHFSVYDFDRFSRHDLIGQVVLDNLLELAEQPPDRPLWRDILEGGSEKADLGELNFSLCYLPTAGRLTVTIIKASNLKAMDLTGFSDPYVKASLISEGRRLKKRKTSIKKNTLNPTYNEALVFDVAPESVENVGLSIAVVDYDCIGHNEVIGVCRVGPEAADPHGREHWAEMLANPRKPVEHWHQLVEEKTLTSFTKGGKGLSEKENSE